From Thalassotalea euphylliae, the proteins below share one genomic window:
- a CDS encoding response regulator codes for MRILVVDDMDSMRHVIIHMLKGIGYDQVEEAVNGQQALNLLMSRQYDLLITDYHMPKLDGLRLLEHIRQHEPIAKLPVLLVTCEDKRSELESFIQAGVSGIMFKPFTANTLIKQINWILESMPDKQQANAG; via the coding sequence ATGCGGATTCTTGTTGTAGATGATATGGACTCAATGCGTCATGTAATAATTCATATGTTAAAAGGCATCGGCTACGATCAAGTCGAAGAAGCCGTTAATGGCCAACAAGCACTTAACTTATTGATGTCTCGTCAATACGATCTACTCATCACCGACTACCACATGCCCAAACTCGACGGCTTGCGATTGTTGGAGCACATTCGCCAACACGAGCCAATTGCCAAACTGCCAGTGCTGCTGGTGACCTGCGAGGACAAGCGCAGCGAGTTAGAGTCTTTTATCCAAGCTGGGGTAAGTGGCATTATGTTTAAGCCATTCACCGCGAATACCTTGATAAAGCAAATCAACTGGATTCTCGAATCAATGCCCGACAAGCAGCAAGCCAACGCAGGTTAA